CTTCAGGGACAGCTTCACCTTGGGCGTCCGGGTCAGGTCGCGGCGCAGCTTCTCGAAGGCCTGCCGGATGGAGGGGGCGTACTGGTCCGGGTCCAGCTGGTACTTCGGCTGGAGGCGCAGCACCTGGAGGAAGGCCGCGTCGCTGTCCTTCGTCTTCCCCAGCGCCCGGTGGTTGAGGCCGTGCAACAGCTGCGCGTGGGCGAAGAGCTTCCAGCGCGGCTCGCCCGGCGGCAGGCGGCGGATGTCGCGCAGGGCGTCGTCCAGGAGCTGGGTTGCGCGGGCGTTGCGGCCCTCGTAGAACTGGTCCTGCGCGGCGTCCAGCTGGCGCTGGAGGTCCTCGAAGGAGCGCGAGGAGTCGGGGAAGAGGCGCTCGGCGAACTCAGGCGCGCTCAGCAGGTGCTGTTCGGGGCGGGCGCGGAGGGCGTCGTAGAACGCCTTGGACTGGCCGCTCAGCTCCGCGTCCCGGCAGTCGCCGCTGGAGACCACCAGCCGGTGGGGCGCGGCCCCCGAGGCGGTGGCGCACAGCAGGCACAACATCAGCGCGAACGCGGACGGCTTCGGACGGAAGGGCATGGTCACGTGGGTGTGGAAGGGATGGCCGGACCGGCGATGCAGGCCGCGTTCCGTCCTCTACCGGACTGTCCACCCTCCAGGCCAGCGACCCCCGGCGCCTGCCTCCCGGTCCCGCACGTGGACCCCCGTCCGGATTCCGGGCCCCCTGCCTCGCTGGCTGCCCTCCGGGTGAGTCACCGGTGGCCCGGGTGCGACGCCGAGCGTCATCCCCACCTTTCCGTCCACGAACCCATTTTGAACGCTCGGGCCCTCCAGAGCCGGCGGGCCCGCCAACAAGGACCCCACTCCATGGATCGCATCTGGAAGAAGAAGGTCATCGTCATCACGGGCGCCTCCAGCGGCATTGGCCGGGCCACGGCGCTGCTGCTGGCGAAGAAGGGCGCCCACGTGGTGCTCGCCGCGCGGCGGGAGGAGCCCCTGGAGGAGCTGGCGGCCGAGTGCGAGTCCCACGGCGTCCAGGCCCTGATGGTGCCCACGGACGTGTCGGACGCGGCGGCCGTGAAGGGGCTGGCGGAGGCCGCGGTGGAGGCCTTCGGCCACTTCGACGGCTGGGTGAACAACGCGGGCGTCTACATGCTGGGCAGCCTGGAGGAGACGCCGGACGAGGCCTTCCGCCAGCTCATGGAGACCAACTTCTTCGGCACGGTGAGCGGCGCGCGCATGGCGCTCTCCCAGTTCCGCCGCCAGGGCTACGGGACGCTCGTCAACGTGTCCTCCACCTTTGGCACCGTGCCCGCGCCGTACCTGAGCGCCTACGTGGCCTCCAAGTTCGCGGTGCGCGGCTTCTCCGCGTCGCTGCGCCAGGAGCTGCTGAACACGGGCATCGACGTATGCACGGTGATGCCCGCCGCCATCGACACGCCCCTGTGGCGCCACACCGCCAACTACACCGGCTGGCGCGTCCGCCCGGTGGAGCCCGTCTACACGCCGGAGCGCGTGGCCCGCACCATCCTCCGCGTGCTGCGCCACCCCCAGGACGAGGTGATGGTCGGCCCCGCGGGGAAGAGCTTCTCGGCGATGCACGGCCTGCTCCCCGGCACGTTCGAGCGCACCATGAAGGCCGGCACGGACGTGCTGCACTTCAAGAACGAGCGGCAGGGCCCCACCCCCGGCAACGTCTTCCAGCCCATGGAGGAGGGGGACACGGCCTCGGGCGGTTACCACGGCACCGGAAAACAATGGCTACGTCGTCTATTGGTGGCCGGAGGGCTGGCCGCCGCGGCGGTGACGCTGCGCCGGCGTGCGGCCGAGCGGCGCCTGGACGCGCGGCTCATGCACGCCCTGGGGGTGTGATGCCCATGTTTCCGGGGGAGTCCCCATGCCGGGGCTCTTTTCGTGACGGGGCCATGACATGAACTGGGGAAGAGTCGCGCCCGCCATGAACATCGCCGTCCTCGTCAATCTGCGTGCGCGTAAAGGGACCGAGGGGATGGGCGGGCTCGTCAGAGACCTGCTCCCCCGGGCCCGGGTGGCCCTGACCCGTTCCCTGGAGGAAGCCCAGGAGTGGGTGGACCAGCTGAGGCACGACCCGCCCAGCCTGCTGCTCGCGGGCGGAGGCGACGGCACCATCACGGGCCTGCTCAACGAGCTGCGCTCCCAGGGCGTGGCCCTGCCGGCCATTGGCGTGCTGCCGCTGGGCACGGGCAACGCCTGGGCCCGCGTCACCGGGGCGCCGCGTCCCCAGGTGGCCCTGAAGCAGATCGCCGCGTATGGCGAGCGCCTGCCGCCCCTGCGTCCCTTCTCCCTGGTGCGGGTGGAGGGCCGGGTGGCGCCCTTCGCGGGCACGGGCTGGGACGCGGAGATGATTCAGGACTTCAAGAACCAGCTCGCCGCCGCCGGTCCGCTGAAGAAGGCGCAGTCCGGCCTGCGCGGCTACCTGGGCGCCATGTTCACGCGCACGGTGCCGCGCCACCTGTTCGGCGAGGGCAACCCGAACGTCTCCGTCTACAACCTGGGCGCGTCCGCGCTGACCATCGACGCGTCCGGCGCGGTGCGGCCGTTGCCCAACGGCGGCGAGGGGCAGCTCCTGTACCAGGGCCCCGCGGGCGTGGCGGGCGCGGCGACGACGCCGGAGTGGGGCTTCGGCTTCAAGGCGTTCCCGTTCGCGCAGGCGGTGCCGCACCGGCTGTCCGTGCGCGTGTACGGCGCGGGCGTGATGGAGGCCACGCGCAACATGTTCCGCCTGTGGCGCGGCGAGCACCCCATGCCGCGCATGCACGACTTCTTCGTGGAGCGCCTGCGGATGGACTTCGACCGCGAGGTGCCCTTCCAGATGGGCGGCGACGTGCTGGGCATGCGCCGCTCGCTGGAGTTCGACCTGGCGGAAGAGAACGTCAACCTGGTCGACTGGCGGCGCCTGGGGCGGCTCGTCGCCGTCTAGGACGGCGGTTCGCGGTCCGTTGACGCATCCGGCGCGGAAGCACGATTCGTGCGGATGCGTCCGGAGCAATCGACGCGGAGCAATCCACCCTCCTTGTCCTCCGTTACGGGATTCTGTCCAGGAGCGCCGGTGGATGGAGTCCTGAGTTGGTCGGGAGGCGAAGCGTCACAACCTGTCCGACAGTCGGACAGGCTTCCCAAGGGCGCGTTCGTCTCGTCTCCTCCGGCACACTCCCCATCACGCTCGCAGGGATTGAGCGCCGGGGCCGCTGCGAGCAACGGCGCCGCGCGGTCCGCTTCCACGGGACAGTCCTGCCGAGAGGCATGAGGTGCAACCTCGAGCGCCTCGTCGGCTGGTGCGAGGTGGCCCGCATCATCCTGCGTGGTGGCTGACGCGGGGGCGCTGGGGCTGCACTCCTGGGGGCGGTTGTCCTCGGGGGACGCATGCTTCCGTGAAGTGGGTGCGAAGGCGTCCAGTACACGCTCATCATACGCCTTCAGGAGTGCCGGCAGCTGGTGCAGGAGTGCCTGGGTGTCGCGCTCGTTCAGGGCATGCATCGCGCACACGGCCCATTCGCGCAGCGACTCGCCGCCCATGAAGGGCAGCAGCCCGGCCGCAGTGCCTCTGAAGGCCCGCAGTAGCGACTGGATGAGGAGCTGGTACCCGGGACGTGCCGCCGCCCGGGCCGCCAGCCGCAGCAACTCGAATTCCAGCTGCACGCACCGCTCCGCGGGGTGCCAGCGTGCCGCGTCCCAAAGCTGGAAGCAGGTGCTCCCCAGCAGCCCCAGGTCCATGACGGAGGCATTCGCGCAGCAGTCGGCCAGTAGCTCCACCAACACCTGCCGCTTGAGGAGGAAGAAGCCCTCCAAGAGGCGTCGGCACTCCTCGGGGCGCTCGCCATGGAGTGCCAGGCCCAGGTTCTCCAACGTCAGCGACTCATCCAGTGCCACCGCTCGTGCCTGGCGTCCGGGATGCTGCACCACCAGCCCCCGCGCTGACAGTCGCCGCAGTGCCTCGCGCACGGTGCCCCGGCTCACCCCATAGCGACGAGCCATCATCCGCTCCGAGGCCAACCGCCCGTTCCCCGGCAGCCGTCCCAGCGCGATCTCCCGCTCGAGCTGCTCCTCCACGTACGCCACGAGCCCCACCCTCACCATCTCCGACCCCCTCCTCGCCAATGCTTCGCCCATCCAACCAGACGGGTCTGACATGGACGCGAGGGCCCGCCCTCCCTGGCGCCCGCCGCGACAGCGCGGCCTTGGGTGGCAGGCGGCGCGAACTGGTCCGACTGTCGGACCAGTTCGCGGACATCGCGCCCGGCAGGCGGCTTCTGCCCGTGGCCTGCCTTGGTG
This DNA window, taken from Corallococcus coralloides DSM 2259, encodes the following:
- a CDS encoding SDR family NAD(P)-dependent oxidoreductase; this encodes MDRIWKKKVIVITGASSGIGRATALLLAKKGAHVVLAARREEPLEELAAECESHGVQALMVPTDVSDAAAVKGLAEAAVEAFGHFDGWVNNAGVYMLGSLEETPDEAFRQLMETNFFGTVSGARMALSQFRRQGYGTLVNVSSTFGTVPAPYLSAYVASKFAVRGFSASLRQELLNTGIDVCTVMPAAIDTPLWRHTANYTGWRVRPVEPVYTPERVARTILRVLRHPQDEVMVGPAGKSFSAMHGLLPGTFERTMKAGTDVLHFKNERQGPTPGNVFQPMEEGDTASGGYHGTGKQWLRRLLVAGGLAAAAVTLRRRAAERRLDARLMHALGV
- a CDS encoding diacylglycerol/lipid kinase family protein, with the translated sequence MNIAVLVNLRARKGTEGMGGLVRDLLPRARVALTRSLEEAQEWVDQLRHDPPSLLLAGGGDGTITGLLNELRSQGVALPAIGVLPLGTGNAWARVTGAPRPQVALKQIAAYGERLPPLRPFSLVRVEGRVAPFAGTGWDAEMIQDFKNQLAAAGPLKKAQSGLRGYLGAMFTRTVPRHLFGEGNPNVSVYNLGASALTIDASGAVRPLPNGGEGQLLYQGPAGVAGAATTPEWGFGFKAFPFAQAVPHRLSVRVYGAGVMEATRNMFRLWRGEHPMPRMHDFFVERLRMDFDREVPFQMGGDVLGMRRSLEFDLAEENVNLVDWRRLGRLVAV
- a CDS encoding GntR family transcriptional regulator; the encoded protein is MVRVGLVAYVEEQLEREIALGRLPGNGRLASERMMARRYGVSRGTVREALRRLSARGLVVQHPGRQARAVALDESLTLENLGLALHGERPEECRRLLEGFFLLKRQVLVELLADCCANASVMDLGLLGSTCFQLWDAARWHPAERCVQLEFELLRLAARAAARPGYQLLIQSLLRAFRGTAAGLLPFMGGESLREWAVCAMHALNERDTQALLHQLPALLKAYDERVLDAFAPTSRKHASPEDNRPQECSPSAPASATTQDDAGHLAPADEALEVAPHASRQDCPVEADRAAPLLAAAPALNPCERDGECAGGDETNAPLGSLSDCRTGCDASPPDQLRTPSTGAPGQNPVTEDKEGGLLRVDCSGRIRTNRASAPDASTDREPPS